The DNA segment CGGCGGTGGAACGCCGCTGTCCTCGGCAAACTCCAGGACGGCCCGCTCGGTTTCCGTGAACTGTCCCGGACGATCGACGGTGTCAGCGATTCCGTGCTGTCGAACCGGTTGTCCTCGCTGACCGCCGCCGGGCTCATCGCCCGGACCGTCGACGCCGGCCCTCCGGTCACCGTCTCCTACGCCCTCACCGAGTCGGGGCGGGCGCTCATGCCGGCTCTGAATCAGATCGCCCTGTGGGCCGACCAGCACCTCACCTGAGCCGTTCACCCGGTGATCAGGTTCACGGGGCATTTCGTTGAAGGGGCAACTACTTTTTTAGAAGTGGATACTCTTTCTGAAGCACGCCCATCGCTGGACGCGGCCGGACGCGCGCTGCTCTTCACCGATGCGCGCACCGCCTCCTCGTTCGCGGCGACCCCGGTCACCGACGAGGAGCTCGCCGCCATCTGGGAGCTGGCGAAATGGCCGCCCACCGCGGCGAACACCCAGCCACTG comes from the Actinoplanes sp. OR16 genome and includes:
- a CDS encoding helix-turn-helix domain-containing protein — its product is MTAANLSCAARDAALSRAFEFLGRRWNAAVLGKLQDGPLGFRELSRTIDGVSDSVLSNRLSSLTAAGLIARTVDAGPPVTVSYALTESGRALMPALNQIALWADQHLT